One window from the genome of Hippoglossus hippoglossus isolate fHipHip1 chromosome 10, fHipHip1.pri, whole genome shotgun sequence encodes:
- the adam19b gene encoding disintegrin and metalloproteinase domain-containing protein 19 produces the protein MSPAAVGAVRSCLCLFLAVLLHCAAACAAAVYDGLNEQDSQERILQHVESYEITYPKWLHPHSHSSSANNQHPEETQVLISAEGQELRLHLEKNQQLLAPGYQEIWYSPDGARKSSSPANAGHCFYHGVVQGFEGSSVAVSTCSGLRGLISLNTSVSYLIEPLPVSTDARQHAVIRAESLHLPGGSCLHHHGDKDEPEERLDDFIHGMMSPRSKREKRDLSQNMKYVELLIVADKAEFEKHGSNLEKTKLKLLEAANLVDKYYKALNIRVALIGLEVWTSQNMISVSDNPHSTLAEFLSWRRKQLRVLPNDNAQLITGKSFHGTTIGLAPLKAMCSDYQSGGVNTDHSELAFGVAATMAHEMGHNFGMSHDSTGCCQARAEDGGCIMAAATGHPFPRVFNGCNERELKRYLNSGGGKCLFNLPNTRSMYGGQRCGNGYLEDGEECDCGEEEECTSPCCNANNCTLKAGAECAHGICCDNCKLKSPGVLCRAPSGPCDLAEYCDGKAESCPANFYLVDGTSCSSGQAYCYTGMCLTLEQQCLSLWGRDGRSAPDLCFQKVNEAGDMYGNCGKDLLGKYRSCKDRDAKCGKIQCLTSASKPIENNAVRIETTVTVGNKRIQCMGTHVYKPGTEEVQGDTLDPGLVMTGTKCGDDSICFNGECRNASFLQADECNAKCHGHGLCNNNHNCHCDRGWAPPLCDQKGSGGSVDSGPVISLSSLLPVLLVLPLVLFVVLAAVGLWCCYRHKLHPLKTSAPPPVPSCSVPVEAKPLHADGHLNGHANPTFFLKKQPSDPLVKAPACPSPSSSTRSRHAIVRPAVKPPPVPVKPQNQPVSSPQRQISPQAYTPPPLKSALPTKQRKTWAPPPPSGPPSVPSKDPKGRLQPSAAAALRPDPPNRPPPPCPVNRSSVEQERVLQAAKAALVPSAGQKKPNRI, from the exons cATCCGGAAGAGACGCAGGTTCTGATCTCCGCGGAGGGCCAGGAGCTCAGACTACACCTGGAGAAAAACCA GCAGCTGTTGGCCCCTGGATATCAGGAAATATGGTACAGCCCTGACGGAGCCCGCAAGTCCTCTTCTCCTGCCAACGCT GGACACTGTTTCTATCACGGGGTGGTTCAGGGCTTTGAAGGATCCAGTGTTGCTGTAAGCACATGCTCAGGACTCAG gGGACTTATTTCTCTGAACACAAGCGTCAGCTACCTGATAGAGCCTCTTCCTGTTTCCACGGATGCTCGGCAGCACGCCGTGATCAGAGCCGAGAGTCTCCATCTGCCTGGAGGAAGCTGCCTGCATCACCATGGCGACAAGGACGAGCCAGAGGAGCGGCTTGATGACTTCATCCATGGAATGATGTCACCACGGAGCAAGAGG GAGAAAAGGGACTTGAGTCAAAACATGAAGTATGTGGAGCTGCTGATCGTGGCAGACAAAGCTGAG TTTGAGAAGCATGGTAGTAATCTGGAGAAGACCAAACTGAAACTGCTGGAAGCGGCTAACTTGGTTGACAAG TACTACAAGGCTTTAAACATCCGGGTGGCATTAATTGGTCTGGAGGTGTGGACCAGCCAGAACATGATCAGCGTGTCAGACAACCCACACAGCACTCTGGCAGAGTTCCTGTCCTGGAGACGCAAGCAGCTCCGCGTGCTCCCCAATGACAACGCTCAGCTCATCAC gGGGAAGTCATTTCATGGCACCACCATTGGGCTGGCCCCTCTCAAAGCCATGTGCTCCGACTACCAGTCTGGTGGAGTGAACACG GACCACTCAGAATTAGCCTTTGGCGTTGCCGCCACCATGGCGCACGAGATGGGTCACAACTTCGGCATGAGTCATGACAGCACGGGCTGCTGTCAGGCCAGAGCAGAGGACGGGGGCTGCATCATGGCCGCCGCTACTGG GCACCCGTTTCCACGAGTGTTTAATGGTTGTAACGAGAGGGAGCTGAAGCGCTACCTGAACTCCGGAGGAGGGAAGTGTCTCTTCAACCTGCCCAACACCAGATCCATGTACGGAGGGCAGCGCTGCGGCAATGGTTACCTGGAGGACGGGGAGGAATGTGACTGTGGCGAGGAAGAG GAGTGCACCAGTCCCTGCTGTAACGCCAACAACTGCACTCTGAAAGCTGGGGCCGAGTGCGCCCATGGCATCTGCTGTGATAACTGCAAG TTGAAGAGCCCAGGCGTGCTGTGCCGTGCTCCCTCAGGACCATGTGACCTGGCCGAGTACTGCGATGGCAAAGCTGAGTCTTGTCCTGCTAACTTCTATTTGGTGGATGGAACGTCGTGCTCGAGCGGCCAGGCCTACTGTTACACAGGCATGTGTTTGACGCTGGAGCAgcagtgtctgtctctgtgggGACGAG ATGGCCGCTCGGCCCCTGACCTGTGTTTTCAGAAGGTAAACGAAGCCGGGGACATGTACGGGAACTGTGGCAAAGATCTGCTCGGCAAATACAGGAGCTGTAAGGACAG AGATGCAAAATGTGGGAAAATCCAGTGTTTAACTTCAGCTTCAAAGCCCATTGAGAACAACGCCGTTCGCATTGAGACCACCGTCACTGTGGGCAACAAGAGAATCCAGTGTATGGGAACGCATGTGTACAAGCCCGGGACAGAGGAGGTACAGGGAGACACTCTGGACCCAGGCCTGGTCATGACGGGCACCAAGTGTGGAGACGACTCG ATTTGCTTTAATGGAGAGTGCCGCAATGCATCATTTCTGCAAGCTGATGAGTGCAATGCCAAGTGCCACGGACACGGG CTGTGTAACAACAACCATAACTGCCACTGTGACCGTggctgggctcctcctctgtgtgacCAGAAGGGCTCAGGTGGGAGTGTCGACAGTGGACCTGTCATCAGCCTCA GCAGTCTCCTTCCAGTCCTGCTCGTCCTGCCTCTGGTTCTCTTTGTGGTTCTGGCTGCTGTTGGACTCTGGTGCTGCTACAGACATAAACTCCACCCACTGAAAACATCAGCGCCCCCACCGGTGCCAAG TTGTTCAGTCCCAGTGGAGGCCAAGCCTTTGCATGCTGACGGTCATTTGAACGGACACGCCAACCCGACGTTCTTCCTAAAGAAGCAGCCGTCAGACCCCCTG GTGAAGGCCCCTGCCTGTCCAAGCCCGTCTTCCTCGACGCGGTCCAGACATGCTATTGTGCGTCCAGCGGTGAAGCCTCCTCCTGTACCTGTGAAGCCTCAGAACCAGCCTGTATCTTCTCCTCAGAGACAAATCTCTCCTCAGGCTtacaccccccctcctcttaaATCTGCACTGCCGACCAAGCAGAGAAAAACCTGGGCTCCTCCGCCCCCTTCAGGACCTCCATCTGTACCTTCCAAGGATCCTAAAGGTCGCTTACagccttcagcagcagctgcactcCGACCGGACCCTCCGAACAGACCTCCACCTCCTTGTCCTGTCAACAGATCATCAGTG GAACAAGAGAGAGTCCTGCAGGCCGCTAAAGCTGCTTTGGTTCCATCTGCTGGACAGAAAAAGCCAAACAG aatcTAA